The window TTGAATTGAACTTCCTTGCTTTTTTACAGATCAATTGTATGTGTGTTGATAAATGATGCTTGCAGTGATCCCCTCTTCTTACAGTATTTTTTGGTAGATTGTGgataaaaacatatataataaATACATCACAAACACATTTGCTACATGAATCAATCCTCTGATTTAGGGCATCTTTTCAGCTATTTGGAAGCACTGATGAACCAAGAAAATCCCTCCAGATGAACATTTATAGGTGTTGAGTGTTGCATCACCAACCTGCTCTGCACCTCCATCTCCCTCCCTCCTTGCCGTCTGATCCCAATCCGTCGgtcaaagaagaattaggagcccttgtatgaaataacatatttgccCCTCTAATTTTATATATTAGATATGTATCTCCAAAATTTTAGATTTTACATATCTAAATCCTTCCTATATGTCACTCCTATTGATATGTGTCCAATAAACTCATTCTAATTATTCTTGATAGATTATCactgaattaaaaaatataatcaaattaaatccttaaatattctttattatttttatcaactaTTTGATCCTTTGTGTTTTCCAGTCTTTTTTTAAGGGAGTACTAATGTTAAAAATTGAGTTTTTACTCATTGTATTCGCGATTAACTAAcagaaattaattataatatcgTATCTttgaaggtatatatatatatatatatatatatatatatatatatatataaaatatagtgTTGTTAAGAAATAAAGTAAATCAAAAGGATTTGGGTAGCTTATTGTGATGGATTATGCTAGTTTCTCTTACAAATTTCCTTCAGAATCTGTGTTTGCTTCAACTACATGATAGCTTTGCTTGCCTATTACTACTAATTGCTCACAACCTTTCTTCCTCCAAGGGTAATACCATGGTCACTGCTGCACCCAAAGAACTTTGCCTTCTCCTGTATATATTGGTGTGCAAGGCCAACCTTGAGCATATCAAACTCCTACCGTCAAAGCATACAACAGAGCCAGCCTTGAGCATATCAAACTCCCATCACCAAAGCATACAACACACAGACAACATGAGCACATCAACCCCAAGCAACAAGGAATCCACAGGTAACTTGTTTGATCTCACATTAGTTCTTCCTACCCATATATTGTTATGTCCTAAATCAAGTAAGGGCGAATGGATTTTGCAAAATAAGTGTACATGAATATCGTAATCATTTTTTGCGAAATTTTATGCAGCAAATAAGACCAAGGCTTCGGCAGCGCTCCAAAGTGATCTTGTGGAATTAATAAATCAACATTATGATTCATGTTTCAAGAATGTGACAGGATTTGATGACTTCTACCGAGCACTTCATGAGATTATGGAGTAAGTTTTCCAATATttagtctctccttttttttctcttttttattctcTTTCTTGTGTAAGCGTGTTGTTTACATCAAGTTATCTTTGAACTAAAACATATCTTTGTAGGAAATATATCTTATGAAATATGGCAAAAAATATACATGGCTCTTATGAAATAATGTGAGGAAAAGAATGTTGGACTTAAAGACTTTATAGCTTGTAGCTGCAAAAGGTATTTGAATTTGACATTTGAATTTGAGTTTTCAATTCTCTTTTGATGCCACAAGTCAAATTATGATATATGTAGTCCATCATAGTCAACATGACTTGTAAGCTTAAGAAGCAATGCTTATCCCATGCCCAAAGACTCATCAGTCAATATAATTGGAAAAGACAGTGAAATTAAACCATGCTATAAAAGATTTAAGATCAGAGGAGCCTTTTGAAAAGGATTATTTTATCCAAGAAAACCTCATCATTATTCCTACATTAGAAATTGATTATATTGCTTGTGAAATCAGTCATAGGAAAGATATGTTCTGCTTAAAGATGAATTGATCCTAATATAGTGTGGAGATAACATCAGCCTCACAACACACATGGTCATAAAAGCTGGGAGCCAAACCTTCCTTTGGAGATGCTGAATATACACTACTATGTGTTTGATTTTTGCAAACAAAATTAGAAACATAtgtattgttcttttttttttttttttttacatactcATTGATTTCCACTATATTATTTGAATTGCACACCTCATTATTATTTGGAAACTTACCCGAATGAAGTCACTAATTATTCTTTCAATTGTTGACAGAAAGCTTAGTGAGAGCAAAGGGGCAATTCAACTCAAATTGCCATCAAGTGATGCTTTAAAGTCTGCTTTCGAGGtaagaaaaaaattgatgatgTTTATCTTCTTATGCATAATTATTATTGACTAACTAAGATTAGTTACAATTTTTCCATGCATAATTATTATTGACAAACATAATAGGGAATGATGCACACTAAGATTGGATTATATTCACCTACCAACTTGGCATGTTTTGACTTCCTTGCAGAAGCACCACCCCAGAGAGAACAAAGCCTTGTTGAAGGAGGAGTTCAAAAACATCATCAAGGATGTGATTACATTTGAGAGCTTCTCCATGGGGAAAGGAGCACTTGAGACCATCTTCTTCATATTTGGGGTTCCCATATGTACCTTCTTCCTCAAGAGGTTCATCCCTGGAGGTGCAAGAGTGTCTGATGACATACTCATCCCTGCTGTCACTTCGGGCACTGTCATCCTCCTGGCTAAGACTAACAAGCTCTAAGTGCCCAACCAACACTATGCCTTATTATTTTCAATGATTTAAGTACAAACAATAATGTTACATGTCCTAAATAATATTTTGTATGtgcttatcatcatcatcatcaaaagtgTTATATTGAGACAAAAAAATCAAGGTTAATATGGTGCCaagtttctctttcttcttccttttctttctctaaCAAAGAAATTTATTACTCCcattcaataataaaaaaatttaaatttttatttataaaattttagtaaaatattttgaagatgTATATATACTACCATTTCCTTATATCATTAATATTCACTCATTTAAGGTttactttatattttatttaatagtatataatatttttttccttcatttatggATTAATATTGATCTCaagtctaatattttttattttcattagcaCATTAATCTCTACTTCAAGTatggttataaaaataaaaattcttatgcATCAATTTGGTTTGCAATCAACAAATTCCCCATAAAATCCTCacccttttttttataatattatttatttatttatttgtgtgaTGTGTTGCCGACTCCGTCAAGACGACGCGAATCTAAAAGCAGAGATatcctctctcactctctctctctctctctcgcatgtCGCGTACAGGATGCCGCTTAAAACCCTAAAACTCTCACCCGTCCGCCGCCTGCGCTTGTAATGGCGACGGCGATCGACGTGAAGGCTTTTCGTCTTTTCCCGTGCGTCGTTACTCATTCCAGGTGTCCTGTCTTTGTAGCTTCGCCTCCTTGTCTCTACTCCTCCTCAcccgcctcttcttcctctcctcgtcGCCCGCCTTCGCCTTCGCCTTCGCCTTCGCCTTCGCCTTTCATGTTGGCGTATCTGATGGATCGCGTCGGTTACATCGAGGAGAAGGCTACCGCCATCGCCAACCGGCTCGCTGGAGTCACCTCCCCCGAGAGACCCGACGCTGTTCTCCGCTTCCTCCGCTCTACCGCCGGCCTCCCCCCATTCAAATCCGGCGTTTCGTCCGATGCCGCCCTTGCTACCTTCTCGCCGACGACCGCTCCAGCCTCCTCCGACCGTACGACGGCCTCAGCAAGGCGCTCGCTAGACTCGTCACGGCCTGCGCCCCTTGTTTCGGATACAGCACGAACCGCCTTTCTCTCACCATCGACTTTTTCCGCTCCCTCTTCAGGCACAAGAACAGCATGGTCGTCTCCTTTTTCCGTCGCTGCCCCCGCCTCCTCGCCACCGACGCTGACCAGGTGCTCCGCCGCAACCTGGACATCCTCCGTGGGCACCCTGATGTCGACGTGCCCACCATTGTTTACAAGGCCCCCTTCCTCTTCCTCAAGCCCGACTGACTAGAGTCCGTCTTCCTCGTCGCCGAGAAGGAACTGGGCATTGACCCTTCCTCGAAAGAATATGTCGATGCACTCCACCTGTGCGCCTCATTGCCCAAAGAGAGCCTCGTGAGAAGGCTGTGAATCATCAGGAGCTACGGCTTCAACAACGAAGAGCTGTTCACCATGCTCCGGAGGTCTCCTCTCTTCCTGCGACTCACCGATGAGCACATGCGGAAGAAGCTGGATTTCCTCGTTGGAACTGTGGGCTTAACCAAGGCCCTGCTCTCAAACACTTCGCTGCTGCTTTTCAGCCTGGACTCAAGGCTGGTGCCAAGGTATCAGCTGCTGCAGAGCCTGCAATCAAGAGCGTTGATGCCCCAAAATTTTGACTTATTAAAGGCATTTGCCATTAGTCAACAGAGATTCAATAAGGTGTATGTAGAAAAGTTATGGAATGGAGAAGGTTCAGATCTTGTCCAGTCTTATATGAAGAATCTTGGTGAACCGCTCCTGGCCCTTCAACATTGAGTCCCGATGCAATGCTATATATCATTTTAGGAGTCACTTCTGCTTGTTTTGTGTGTTCTCATAGAAATTTTTTGCTGATATTTGGTAGCAAGAACGAACTACAATCCAATGACATTTTCCCTGCCTTTATTGTAGGACTTTTAGAAATCTGTTCTGGTTCATCCTTTGACTATAGTTTTCAGTTAAATGGTTTCTTGTTATATTTCCAGAGATGTCTATTGCCACTGAAACATAATCATGATGGGTGCCTGAAAGGTATAGGTTGTTGCTTAGATCTTTGCTTTTCAGTAATTTCTCTTATTAGCTCCTTGGTGCACAGTATGCTTAACCAGAGTAGAATGTACACATTGACCATGACATTGTGAATGATTAACCCTTTTAGAGAATGTGTTTTCATGAATCTTTGTTTGTAAGTTCTTTTCTGAAGTGCCAGCCATTAAGGATTTGAAATATTACTGAAGTTGAATGTTTATGAAGGGTTAGTCTTTCTTTCTTCCTGGTGAATCCTTAGGTTTTTTTTCTCCTGCAGAATAACTGCTTGAGCTTTCTTGTCTTCCTTTTTGTGTCTCAGCCAGCTCCTTACCGAGTGGAAGAATTACCAAGCGGCTGCCACCTCGCCAAGCCATCTCATCTCTGCCTCAGGGCAACAACAATGTTTTGTAACAGTGAGGCTTATCTTTAGCTTGTGCAATATTCCAATTACTAGCAGCTAAATatcaatgtttttttttgtttctaagtAATATATGTATATTGCCAGTTTATTTTGCCTGATCCAATGACCATCTTTGTTATAAATGATCCAACTGCATTTAAACCAAATGTACTAGGCTACTTTATACTAGTTGAGGCTTCATATTTGACCCAATAGTTTACTTTAATGAATGGTATTCGAGGGACCCATACCTAGAAACATGTTAGAATCAGATTTGGTTATAGGGTTATGAGGGAGGATCTATCAGTGCACTGACTTTTAAATGAATTTGGTCAAAAAAATTGAACCGTTGATTCAACTGCTTAAGCTTACTTGTTTTTGGCCAGAATACTGTATGTTTTCTGTCCAAAAAACATTTGACCCTGTAATTATTCTAATGTCATCTTGGGAAAGAGATATTTCTCCATCTGTGAACTGTACTAATCTTCTGGATTAGACTGAACATGATTTTTATGttcattagagcataattgatctGCATTAATACCATTTACTCAATGTGTTCATCAATCCCTGGTAGGGCTCTTCGTTAGGTTTTTTAACCAGATGAAAAGCTTGCTTCAGACCTTGGTAGATGAGTTGAAAAAAATTAAGCTCTATTCCAATAGGAGTGCCAGAATGGTAAGTAATGTCAGTTGCATATTTAATAGTGCCAGCATACTGGGAAGAAACTTCTTGGGTTATAATTGGTGTTCATTATGGAATATGGCTGCATAAGGTAGTTGCTTCTTACAGCAGTTTGCATGGATTTGATGTTTGAATTCTTCTCCTTGCTGGTTAAAGCTTGAATCATCACAAAtgcctttagaaaaaaaaaacagtgcAGTTGGAATTAGACTTACATGAAACCACTAGAATTAGATTGGTTTTTGGATACTATTGAAATTTTCATGCAGTAAATTTTCGTATACCATTGAATTAGATTATTGGAATTAGACTTTCATCTTGGCTGTTACTTTATATATCAGATACAGTCGGATTTATGCTTGTCTGAAACCATTAAAATTATGTTATTTAATTTGGATGTTCTTGGAATTGGCAGGTAGAGCGGCAGAGCTGTAGTCATCAAGCTTCGTGCTGACTATTTTCACTAGCCAATTGAGCGACGATTTGAGTTACTCTTCAAGAATTGAGTTGAATGTGCAATTAATTAACCGGTTGCAGATGATAATTTTCACAATATGCAAATGgatatattcttcttcttgctgtgAAAATTCGTCAAGCCTTGTGCTGACTTTTTTCACTAGCCAATTGAGTGACCATCGAATTGAGTTAACTAACCAGTTGTAGATGATAAATTTCACAACATGCTAATGGATTGTTGAATTGTGATTATATTTCCATTCATGCTATGAAGGTGAACATATGTTTGCAATTTGGCCATACTAACCCTTTCTCCTAATGTAGTAGCTCTTTTTATCTCATCATATTTCATGATGACTTTGGAGTTCCCATTAtaacatatatgtacatgtatatatattataaaaaggtCCCAGCATTCTTGAGTCAGAAATTTTGATGTGCTATGCTTTTTAACTGCAGTAAATATATAGAGTTTCTTGGAATATGAGGCATGGACATGGTCACAAGATTCAGACATAACAAGGTATGGACAAGCTGACATGATAAGTATTTTAGAAGTACGACACAACATGACAATTATTTCATGTATATTTCAAATAGTATTATAATTTTACACTTAATGCAATGTACATTATTTATGTTCATCAATATGCAATTGTGAGAAACACAGCAGTCATTCAGAAAATTAGAGAACATGATGTCTATGTACTTCTGCTCCTGTATAAGACATTAAGGGATAAGGCAAAGGAAATTGTTTGTGCACTGCCAATGTTCAACTTATCTTGAAGCCTCAGGTGTCCAACATATACACAGCACGATAGCATAAATAAATCTGAATAGCACCAGGGTCCTCCTAATATGAATTTGAAGTTATCAACATATCACTTGTTTAGAATATGAATGATTGGAAGGGCATGTGCTTATATCCACATTGTTCCAGATGCAAATATAAGTTGTCGATcatgttaaattatttttctATTGACATAAGCCATACATCAGCTTTATTCTTGTGAACTTTGTTTAGGTCAAAGCTCTATattatcatttaggagaaagttgAGTTGTTGGGGAAGGGAAATTTGCAGTGTTCCACTGTTCTTTCACTTGTATGTTAACATAGTTGGTGAACATTTCCAAGATCTTCTTTAACTCATTTTTCTTTCCTCCTTTCTGCTGAAACTGTCTCCCAACATATATCTGTACTGTTAGATAAATTTGATGTTCCATTCcattattagaatttttttttccccttataTGTGTTGATGACACATTAGAAATTGATTAGCAAGTTCTCCGATAAATTTTGAGTATGCCAGAAAGAAGATCCAGTATGACCCTCCTGCCGATTGCTTTCGAGCTGCTTTGACTGCTTTGGAGAAAAGGTAACTTCTTCCCCTTCATTAACCTTCATCTTCCACTTTGGGTCAATCTTTGCCCATTTTACTGTCATTTACTCACTGCTGACCTGTTTTGGGAGCGTGAGACGCACAATTCAGCAACTCTGTGGTGGTGCTGAAGCCACTTGTGATGGTTATTGTACAAAAGCAAGCCCAGCTTCGACCATCTTTCCAGCTTCTTGTTGCAAGAAGTCATGAGAAGAGGGGCAAGTAACAGCAGCAGCAGAGCCTTTATGGCGGCGATGGCGATGCACAACAATCCCTGTGGAGCTGACCACATGGCAGTACTCCTCGAGTGCCTTCATATCTTAGCTTGCTTGGTCGGTTGGTTTGGTTCGACAGTCAAAAACTTGTGCTCATCAAAGCACAAGCAGCAGCagaggtagaagaagaagaagaagacagagaAGAAAATATTACCGACTACTTGTTCTGGACCACACCTATACGATCATGTTGTACATGATTTATGGCATGAGAACTGTCATTGATGTGCTCATGACACAGCATTGTGGTAACATCCATTTACCTTTTCCATGAGAAGTATCGATGATGCACACCACCGTGGAGAATCCGCCTTGCACTGAGGTACGTAGATGTCTGATGCATGCCATGAATGTCCCTTTCTTGTTGTTTTACTAGATACAAGAAATCTTACTTGGATAGATTGATGGAACCACATGAGTGTCATAACAGGTGGAGTAAGGAaaggggaaggaagaagaggttgaTCCACTGCAGCAAGTAATAGTTTGTCCTCTGCATGAAACATGCCTTTTGAGCCACGCAAGCTCATTGGATGATGCAACCTTAGATACTTCCCTTTCCTGCACCAAACTCCGtgcgtgctctctctctctctcggctctCTTCGTGGTAAAGCGGGAGTTATGAGCATGTGGGTTGTGTCTGTTCATGCCATCGCCACACTGCAACACCTTTCTCTGCGTTCGGAGGAGGATTTAAGCCTCAGAATGGTGCCTCCCAGAGTTATATTTCCCTTTAACTGTTAGATTTTTGATGTATATACTTAGATTTAGTCTCATATCCAAAGGTACAAACAAATGAAATTTATGATACTCAAAATCcccaagaagaagaaaagaaaagaggagtCGATCAAATCAGAAACACAGTCGCCATGGTGATGATCTCGTGATCAACTGCAGCAAAGGCCTCCAAATGCTTGACTCGTTTCTTGATAGCAATTACGGAATGGAGcagtacaatatatatatatatatatatatatatatatatatatatatat is drawn from Musa acuminata AAA Group cultivar baxijiao unplaced genomic scaffold, Cavendish_Baxijiao_AAA HiC_scaffold_1104, whole genome shotgun sequence and contains these coding sequences:
- the LOC135666506 gene encoding uncharacterized protein LOC135666506 isoform X1; the encoded protein is MYNKKMKAKGNTMVTAAPKELCLLLYILVCKANLEHIKLLPSKHTTEPALSISNSHHQSIQHTDNMSTSTPSNKESTANKTKASAALQSDLVELINQHYDSCFKNVTGFDDFYRALHEIMEKLSESKGAIQLKLPSSDALKSAFEKHHPRENKALLKEEFKNIIKDVITFESFSMGKGALETIFFIFGVPICTFFLKRFIPGGARVSDDILIPAVTSGTVILLAKTNKL
- the LOC135666506 gene encoding uncharacterized protein LOC135666506 isoform X2; its protein translation is MVTAAPKELCLLLYILVCKANLEHIKLLPSKHTTEPALSISNSHHQSIQHTDNMSTSTPSNKESTANKTKASAALQSDLVELINQHYDSCFKNVTGFDDFYRALHEIMEKLSESKGAIQLKLPSSDALKSAFEKHHPRENKALLKEEFKNIIKDVITFESFSMGKGALETIFFIFGVPICTFFLKRFIPGGARVSDDILIPAVTSGTVILLAKTNKL